One genomic region from Paenibacillus antri encodes:
- a CDS encoding YfiT family bacillithiol transferase has product MQEHAEHSRYPIGTYERREVVAPAEREAWIEDIAALPERLREAVRGLTPERLDTPYRPGGWTVRQVVHHVADSHMNSFVRLKLALTEDAPTIKPYREDLWAELDDARAMDVEPSLQLLTALHARWTTLLRGFGEDAWARTFLHPESGATDLANHAGLYAWHGNHHVAHITNLRRARNW; this is encoded by the coding sequence ATGCAAGAGCACGCGGAGCATTCGCGTTACCCGATCGGGACCTACGAGCGAAGAGAAGTCGTCGCGCCGGCCGAACGCGAGGCGTGGATCGAGGACATCGCCGCCCTGCCGGAACGGCTGCGCGAGGCGGTGCGGGGGTTGACGCCGGAGCGGCTCGATACGCCGTATCGCCCCGGCGGATGGACGGTCCGGCAGGTCGTCCATCACGTCGCGGACAGCCATATGAACAGCTTCGTGCGGCTGAAGCTCGCGCTGACCGAGGACGCGCCGACGATCAAGCCGTACCGCGAAGACTTGTGGGCGGAGCTGGACGATGCCCGAGCGATGGACGTCGAACCGTCGCTGCAGCTGTTGACGGCGCTTCACGCCCGGTGGACGACGCTGCTGCGGGGATTCGGCGAAGACGCCTGGGCGCGGACGTTCCTGCATCCCGAATCCGGCGCGACCGATCTGGCGAACCATGCAGGCTTATATGCATGGCACGGCAATCATCACGTCGCGCATATTACGAATTTGCGCCGCGCTCGGAATTGGTGA
- a CDS encoding DEAD/DEAH box helicase yields the protein MTNRFEALGVRSLIAEVLQKQGIVTPTPVQEQAIPALLSGHDAIVQAQTGTGKTLAFVLPILEVIDPRRASVQALILTPTRELAIQITAEAKKLASAMGAGVLAVYGGQDVAAQVHKLGGDSHIVVATPGRLLDHLRRETLHLGHISMLVLDEADQMLTMGFLNEVEDIIRQCATQRQTMLFSATMPGPVKQLAANYMKKPVDIRIKTAHVTLDDIRQIAVETTDRARQATLFRLIETYRPYLAVVFCRTKIRAKKLNEALVAHGFESDELHGDLTQAKREAVMKRFREAKLQVLVATDVAARGLDVEGVTHVFNYDVPIDTETYIHRIGRTGRAGQSGVAVTLLAAKDRGSVARIEQSIGQRLERRRMEEFGVGAEALSGFDVELEDDEDERPGRSEKTYGYTGSRPARTAGRPAGRTAGGRPAARAGAGRPGDRRGKTIVKAGPGTRAKAPASLREGAAAGEAAGAPGARRPGAGAAGGRKPFGKRAEGGPAGAGGKKPFGKPKGNPFGKPDRRSDWGRGGKGPGGGPAGKKRAAGRGR from the coding sequence GTGACGAATCGTTTTGAAGCGTTAGGCGTACGCAGCCTTATAGCGGAAGTATTGCAAAAGCAAGGCATCGTAACGCCGACCCCGGTGCAGGAGCAGGCGATTCCCGCGCTGCTGTCGGGTCACGACGCGATCGTGCAGGCGCAGACGGGGACAGGCAAGACGCTCGCCTTCGTGCTTCCGATCTTGGAAGTGATCGATCCGCGCCGGGCGTCGGTTCAAGCGCTGATCCTGACCCCGACGCGAGAGCTGGCGATCCAGATTACGGCGGAGGCGAAAAAGCTGGCGTCCGCGATGGGCGCGGGCGTATTGGCCGTCTACGGCGGTCAGGACGTCGCCGCGCAGGTGCATAAGCTCGGGGGCGACAGCCATATCGTCGTGGCGACGCCGGGCCGGCTGCTCGACCATCTGCGCCGGGAGACGCTGCATCTCGGCCATATCTCGATGCTGGTGCTCGACGAAGCGGACCAGATGCTGACGATGGGCTTCCTGAACGAGGTGGAAGACATTATTCGGCAGTGCGCCACGCAGCGGCAGACGATGCTGTTCTCGGCGACGATGCCGGGGCCGGTGAAGCAGCTGGCGGCGAATTACATGAAGAAGCCGGTCGACATCCGGATCAAGACGGCGCACGTGACGCTCGACGATATCCGGCAGATCGCGGTCGAGACGACGGACCGGGCGCGGCAAGCGACGTTGTTCCGGTTGATCGAGACGTATCGCCCGTACCTCGCGGTCGTCTTCTGCCGCACGAAAATTCGCGCGAAGAAGCTGAACGAAGCGCTCGTCGCGCATGGCTTCGAGTCCGACGAGCTGCACGGCGACCTGACGCAGGCGAAGCGGGAAGCGGTCATGAAGCGGTTCCGCGAAGCGAAGCTGCAGGTGCTCGTGGCGACGGACGTCGCCGCGCGGGGGCTGGACGTGGAGGGCGTGACGCACGTCTTCAACTACGACGTCCCGATCGACACGGAGACGTACATTCACCGCATCGGCCGCACGGGCCGGGCGGGGCAGTCCGGCGTCGCGGTCACGCTGCTCGCGGCGAAGGACCGGGGCTCGGTCGCTCGCATCGAGCAATCGATCGGGCAGCGGCTGGAGCGACGCCGCATGGAGGAATTCGGCGTCGGCGCGGAGGCGCTGTCGGGCTTCGACGTCGAGCTGGAGGACGACGAGGACGAGCGTCCGGGTCGATCCGAGAAGACGTACGGCTACACGGGCAGCCGTCCGGCGCGGACGGCCGGTCGGCCGGCGGGTCGGACCGCAGGAGGTCGACCGGCGGCGCGGGCCGGCGCGGGGCGTCCCGGCGATCGTCGCGGCAAGACGATCGTGAAGGCGGGGCCGGGCACGCGCGCGAAGGCGCCGGCGTCGCTGCGCGAAGGCGCGGCCGCCGGCGAAGCGGCGGGAGCGCCCGGGGCGAGACGGCCGGGGGCCGGAGCCGCGGGCGGCCGGAAGCCGTTCGGCAAGCGGGCCGAAGGCGGACCCGCCGGCGCGGGCGGCAAGAAGCCGTTCGGCAAGCCGAAGGGCAACCCGTTCGGGAAGCCGGACCGTCGCAGCGACTGGGGCCGCGGCGGCAAGGGGCCCGGCGGAGGTCCCGCGGGCAAGAAGCGGGCGGCCGGGCGCGGCAGATAA
- a CDS encoding zinc ribbon domain-containing protein codes for MTTILVVHLPTSRKFLLIGASTPGLAAVCDAEGAMHWLPAEELKVFEYDGRPIERYRYMLEPAASPAPTPTPTPKSSEVWEDVPLEACPACETPVRQDTRECPSCGLTLILEQD; via the coding sequence ATGACGACGATCCTTGTCGTTCATCTGCCGACGAGCCGGAAGTTTCTCCTGATCGGCGCTTCGACGCCGGGACTCGCCGCGGTGTGCGACGCCGAAGGCGCGATGCATTGGCTGCCGGCGGAGGAGCTGAAGGTGTTCGAGTACGACGGGCGGCCGATCGAACGGTACCGGTATATGCTCGAGCCTGCCGCTTCCCCCGCGCCGACGCCGACGCCGACGCCGAAGTCTAGCGAAGTCTGGGAAGACGTTCCGCTCGAAGCTTGCCCCGCCTGCGAAACGCCGGTACGCCAGGACACCCGCGAATGCCCGTCCTGCGGACTGACGCTCATCCTCGAGCAAGACTGA
- a CDS encoding response regulator transcription factor yields the protein MRLKVMLVDDELPILQNLRMVLPWDEMRLDIVATARNGAEALEALKTHRPDIALCDIRMPVMDGMAFLAEARALPEGADCDVLMLTGYQEFEYARAALKHGAKDYILKPIDYELLERTVRNVADDIRAERAEQLKREKQWGRVAHLAYEKALYDVLMGFPPEGALRVLADEDGWAEHASYVVMLVDVDHYSRLSVQWDEKERKLWNFAVGNVLQEALQPFAIKYVSLHAREGEWCVLVERGVEAYDAAEASRWMEAAQAAVMANVKLSVSVGVFPRPVAVAEVAETYKRLQRSFLQHAGTSRLLAVSETLAERPETEGAWWTTLDSLVSGVRQQDRARIDQALGRLQRAALPESVLHYVVIHLLREMREMDVMSQSEEEAVWKKLQHTVSLKDIMESIVQLVDHAMERALNKKSSELLMMSAKDYIDRRLASDLGVEEVADHLGISCSYFSLLFKNHFGETFVEYVTKQRMELAKSLLLMTDKSVTKIGALSGYAERRYFTKVFQRHTGMTPSEFRESKSSGNGWRNHLF from the coding sequence ATGAGACTCAAGGTAATGCTGGTGGACGACGAGCTGCCGATTTTGCAAAATTTGCGGATGGTGCTCCCGTGGGACGAGATGCGTCTCGACATCGTCGCGACGGCGCGGAACGGGGCGGAAGCGTTAGAAGCGTTGAAGACGCACCGGCCCGACATCGCGCTCTGCGACATTCGGATGCCCGTCATGGACGGGATGGCGTTCCTCGCGGAAGCGCGCGCGCTCCCCGAGGGGGCGGACTGCGACGTCTTGATGCTGACCGGTTATCAAGAGTTCGAATACGCGCGCGCGGCGCTGAAGCACGGCGCGAAGGACTACATTCTGAAGCCGATCGATTACGAGCTGCTCGAGCGAACCGTCCGGAACGTGGCGGACGACATTCGCGCCGAACGGGCCGAACAGCTGAAGCGGGAAAAGCAGTGGGGCCGCGTGGCGCATCTCGCGTACGAGAAGGCGTTATACGACGTCTTGATGGGCTTTCCGCCGGAAGGCGCGCTTCGCGTCTTGGCGGACGAGGACGGGTGGGCGGAGCATGCGTCGTACGTCGTTATGCTCGTCGACGTCGACCATTACTCCCGATTGTCGGTGCAATGGGACGAGAAAGAACGGAAGCTGTGGAACTTCGCGGTCGGGAACGTGCTGCAGGAGGCGCTGCAGCCGTTCGCGATCAAATACGTCTCGCTGCACGCCCGGGAAGGCGAGTGGTGCGTGCTCGTCGAGCGCGGCGTCGAAGCGTACGACGCGGCGGAGGCGAGCCGCTGGATGGAGGCGGCGCAGGCGGCCGTCATGGCGAACGTCAAGCTGAGCGTCAGCGTCGGCGTCTTCCCGCGCCCGGTGGCGGTCGCGGAGGTCGCCGAGACGTATAAGCGGCTGCAGCGGAGCTTCCTGCAGCATGCGGGCACGAGCCGGCTGCTCGCCGTCTCGGAGACGCTGGCCGAGCGGCCCGAGACGGAAGGCGCCTGGTGGACGACGCTCGATAGTCTCGTCTCCGGCGTGCGCCAGCAGGACCGCGCCCGGATCGATCAGGCGCTCGGCCGTCTGCAGCGGGCGGCGCTGCCGGAATCGGTGCTGCATTACGTCGTCATTCACCTGCTGCGAGAGATGCGGGAGATGGACGTCATGTCGCAGTCCGAGGAAGAGGCCGTATGGAAGAAGCTGCAACATACGGTGAGCTTGAAGGACATCATGGAATCGATCGTGCAGCTGGTCGATCATGCGATGGAGCGGGCGCTCAACAAGAAGTCGAGCGAGCTGCTCATGATGTCGGCGAAGGACTATATCGACCGGCGGTTGGCGTCCGATCTCGGCGTCGAAGAGGTCGCGGACCATCTCGGCATCAGCTGCAGCTACTTCAGCTTGCTGTTTAAGAACCATTTCGGCGAGACGTTCGTCGAATACGTCACCAAGCAGCGAATGGAGCTCGCCAAGTCGCTGCTGCTCATGACCGACAAGAGCGTCACGAAGATCGGCGCGTTAAGCGGCTATGCGGAGCGGCGGTATTTCACGAAAGTGTTTCAGCGGCATACCGGCATGACGCCGTCCGAATTCCGCGAGTCGAAGTCGTCCGGCAACGGGTGGCGGAACCACTTGTTTTGA
- a CDS encoding cache domain-containing sensor histidine kinase: MSLRVKLFTAFFAFIIVPLVLLGILAYYFVADTIEKKYSQQAEITLRALSQNIDFVFREMDKVTDSTIASTAVQDALSSPVYSSEDVDAIKYLELNETQRNFRELLVNHPSVSYAFMYNLDNGRIVRIYSKESFSALPFEEFRLQPIYDAVVDRGGLPKWVGPYEHPQLTGYEPVFTQIRVVKDIGTLRNEGMLLVQIKNSAIEGVFRYFSFNEDVYDTRYYLVNADGLVLYDSSGARNGSALAAFADDRQGGGAAAYRSDRLDFEGVDSVVSSIRLKDEDWRLLSVTPWTSLSSEITMYLRWIAGIMAVSLVSALLFLAVFINRIAKTIVRIVRFMRFVERGDLALRVDEKGDDELALLSRGLNSLIARVNELLGRVKREQERKTKAEMRVLQAQIKPHFLFNTLESINALAVQNEGRKVSQMVLRLANMLRISFQDREEIPIRREIEHLKSYLDIQRYRFADRFEYDIEAPEELMEFLIQKLTLQPLVENCIQHAFDGLDRPGRIRVTIAEENDRIAITVEDDGVGMANETLARFAYMAAEEAEAAAASAEEYVVNPERRGLGLRSVADRIRIQYGRRYGLFVCSGVGQGAVIKCYIPKYGPGEGRA; encoded by the coding sequence ATGTCGCTGCGAGTGAAGCTGTTTACGGCGTTCTTCGCTTTCATCATCGTCCCGCTCGTCCTGCTCGGCATTCTGGCGTACTACTTCGTCGCCGACACGATCGAGAAGAAATATTCGCAGCAGGCGGAGATTACGCTTCGGGCGCTCAGCCAGAACATCGACTTCGTCTTCCGCGAGATGGATAAAGTGACGGACAGCACGATCGCGAGCACCGCGGTGCAGGACGCCCTGAGCAGCCCCGTCTATTCGTCCGAGGACGTGGACGCGATCAAGTATTTGGAGCTGAACGAGACGCAGCGGAACTTCCGGGAGCTGCTCGTGAACCACCCGTCCGTCAGCTACGCCTTCATGTACAACCTCGACAACGGAAGGATCGTGAGAATCTACTCCAAAGAGAGCTTCTCCGCGCTGCCGTTCGAGGAGTTCCGGCTGCAGCCGATCTACGACGCGGTCGTCGACCGGGGCGGCTTGCCGAAGTGGGTCGGCCCTTATGAGCATCCGCAGCTGACGGGGTACGAGCCCGTGTTCACCCAAATCCGCGTCGTCAAGGATATCGGCACGCTGCGGAACGAGGGCATGCTGCTCGTTCAAATTAAAAATTCCGCCATCGAAGGCGTATTCCGGTATTTCAGCTTTAACGAAGACGTATATGATACCCGGTATTACCTGGTCAACGCCGACGGCCTCGTGTTGTACGACAGCTCGGGCGCGCGGAACGGGAGCGCGCTGGCGGCGTTCGCCGACGACCGGCAAGGCGGCGGCGCGGCCGCGTATCGAAGCGACCGTCTCGACTTCGAGGGCGTCGACAGCGTCGTCTCCTCCATTCGGCTCAAAGACGAGGATTGGCGGCTGCTCTCGGTGACGCCCTGGACGTCGCTGTCGAGCGAAATTACGATGTACCTGCGCTGGATCGCAGGAATCATGGCGGTGTCGCTCGTATCGGCGCTGCTGTTCCTCGCCGTCTTCATCAATCGCATCGCGAAGACGATCGTGCGGATCGTCCGGTTCATGCGCTTCGTGGAGCGCGGCGATCTGGCGCTGCGCGTCGACGAGAAGGGCGACGACGAGCTGGCGCTCCTGTCCCGCGGACTCAACAGCCTGATCGCCCGCGTGAACGAGCTGCTCGGGCGCGTCAAGCGGGAGCAGGAACGCAAGACGAAGGCCGAGATGCGGGTGCTGCAGGCGCAAATCAAACCGCATTTCCTGTTTAATACGCTCGAATCGATCAATGCGCTCGCGGTCCAGAACGAAGGGCGCAAGGTCAGCCAGATGGTGCTTCGGCTCGCGAATATGCTGCGCATCAGCTTCCAGGACCGCGAAGAAATTCCGATTCGCCGGGAGATCGAGCATCTGAAAAGCTATTTGGACATTCAGCGGTATCGGTTCGCCGATCGGTTCGAATACGACATCGAAGCGCCGGAGGAGCTGATGGAGTTCCTGATCCAGAAGCTGACGCTCCAGCCGCTCGTCGAGAACTGCATCCAGCACGCGTTCGACGGGTTGGATCGCCCGGGCCGGATCCGCGTGACGATCGCCGAGGAGAACGACCGGATCGCCATTACGGTCGAGGACGACGGCGTCGGCATGGCGAACGAGACGTTGGCGCGCTTCGCTTACATGGCGGCGGAGGAAGCGGAGGCGGCCGCCGCATCGGCCGAAGAGTACGTCGTCAATCCGGAGCGGCGAGGCCTCGGCCTTCGCAGCGTCGCCGACCGGATTCGCATCCAATACGGGCGTAGATACGGGTTGTTCGTCTGCTCCGGCGTCGGGCAAGGCGCCGTCATTAAGTGTTATATTCCCAAATACGGGCCGGGCGAGGGGAGAGCATGA
- a CDS encoding carbohydrate ABC transporter permease: MPTVWKRALPHVVLMGYVVAVLFPFVFVVFSSFKDNLQIAERPFGLPTRWMFENYVEAWVKAKINVYFFNSLYLSFASSLSGVLLAAATAFALARMKLARTSRWIYQFVLIGMLIPGNVLFIAQYILVKDLGILNTHWSLYLPYTAGALPISVLLIAAFMRSIPSELEEAAIVDGLGSIRLFAQIILPVTVPALVTVFIVNFLGVWNEYLLANFFISKDALRTLPTGMVGFRDAYQTNYALICTGIVYSVLPVLVLYGFLQEKIIEGITAGSVKG; encoded by the coding sequence ATGCCGACCGTATGGAAGCGTGCCCTTCCGCATGTCGTCTTGATGGGTTACGTGGTCGCCGTGTTGTTCCCGTTCGTCTTCGTCGTGTTCTCGTCGTTCAAGGACAACCTGCAGATCGCGGAGCGTCCGTTCGGTCTGCCGACCCGCTGGATGTTCGAGAACTACGTCGAAGCGTGGGTGAAGGCGAAGATCAACGTGTACTTCTTCAATAGCTTGTATTTATCGTTCGCCTCCTCCCTCTCGGGGGTGCTTCTGGCGGCGGCGACGGCGTTCGCGCTCGCGAGGATGAAGCTGGCGCGGACGAGTCGGTGGATTTATCAATTCGTCTTGATCGGCATGCTCATTCCGGGCAACGTATTGTTCATCGCACAGTACATTCTCGTGAAAGATTTAGGTATCCTGAACACGCATTGGTCGCTATACTTGCCTTATACGGCCGGCGCGCTGCCGATCAGCGTGCTGCTGATCGCGGCGTTCATGCGGTCGATCCCGAGCGAGCTGGAGGAAGCCGCGATCGTGGACGGCCTCGGCTCGATCCGATTGTTCGCGCAGATCATCTTGCCGGTGACCGTGCCGGCGCTCGTCACCGTGTTCATCGTCAACTTCCTCGGCGTCTGGAACGAATATTTGCTGGCGAACTTCTTCATCAGCAAGGATGCGCTGCGCACGCTGCCGACCGGCATGGTCGGCTTCCGAGACGCGTATCAGACGAATTACGCTTTGATCTGCACGGGCATCGTGTACAGCGTGCTGCCGGTGCTGGTGTTATATGGATTCTTGCAGGAGAAAATTATCGAGGGCATCACGGCGGGCAGCGTGAAGGGCTGA
- a CDS encoding carbohydrate ABC transporter permease, translated as MKDTMRHPGVYALFVVPTLFLYVLFFVYPMITSLVYGFTDWNGLNDPRYIGFGNFAEAFGDDDFINAIYNNIVFILFAAFVQVPLIVFFAILISGVKRFQGFYKTTVFVPSILSTSVIGILWGFIYQPEVGPLNRALGWFGIEPIYWLADMKWAMFAVLATNAWQWMGFFIVLVLAAILAIPKELNEAADIDGASGWHKAIHITVPLINPIVSVVIMLSIAGAMKVVDIVLVMTNGGPVGSTEVMASYMVTKAINYGEYGYGTALSIVIFVFALLLTAIYQLLVVRRQERVEL; from the coding sequence ATGAAGGACACGATGCGGCATCCGGGCGTTTATGCGCTGTTCGTCGTTCCGACGTTATTTTTGTACGTGCTGTTCTTCGTCTATCCGATGATCACGTCGCTCGTCTACGGCTTCACGGATTGGAACGGGCTGAACGATCCGAGATACATCGGCTTCGGCAACTTCGCGGAGGCGTTCGGCGACGACGACTTCATCAATGCGATCTATAACAATATCGTCTTCATCTTGTTCGCGGCGTTCGTGCAGGTGCCGTTGATCGTCTTTTTCGCGATATTGATCAGCGGGGTCAAGAGGTTCCAAGGCTTCTACAAGACGACGGTATTCGTGCCTTCGATCTTGTCGACCTCGGTCATCGGCATTCTATGGGGCTTTATTTATCAACCCGAGGTCGGTCCGCTCAATCGGGCGCTCGGCTGGTTCGGCATCGAACCGATCTACTGGCTGGCCGATATGAAGTGGGCGATGTTCGCCGTGCTCGCGACGAACGCTTGGCAGTGGATGGGCTTCTTCATCGTGCTGGTGCTGGCGGCAATACTCGCCATTCCGAAGGAGCTGAACGAAGCGGCCGACATCGACGGCGCCTCCGGCTGGCATAAGGCGATTCACATTACGGTGCCCCTCATTAACCCGATCGTTTCGGTCGTAATCATGCTGTCGATCGCCGGCGCCATGAAGGTCGTCGATATCGTGCTCGTCATGACGAACGGCGGCCCGGTCGGCTCGACCGAGGTCATGGCGTCTTACATGGTGACGAAGGCGATCAATTACGGGGAGTACGGGTACGGCACGGCGCTGTCGATCGTCATCTTCGTCTTCGCGCTGCTGCTCACCGCGATCTATCAGCTGCTGGTCGTCAGACGACAGGAAAGGGTGGAATTGTAA
- a CDS encoding extracellular solute-binding protein yields MTKQLKSVSILVLGIALALAGCAGGNGAEPAGETPAAPEPAAEQPAEKPAEEPKEETVEPFTVSLRHIQIGEAQKFRKAILDDVVAATEAEIPGLTFELDGVEDQVNRFTKLPAEMAAGNPPKIFDLFGGTGDALKYAAAGRLLDLTPILAELGIGDKFLNLSQFTLDGKVYGLPIGGNTEGFYYNQAMFEQYGIAPPKTWEELEAAAETLKSNGVTPFAMGSKGAWVPLMMVNTMIGRYAGPESINGFLSGSAKWNSPEVVAAFAKYKEWVDKGYFTKGELGLEYADMLNQFVTGKAGMMFDGSWRSSVFKDPEQAFDLTGKVGYFNMPAVPNGVGDQSFVNGNYGNGYGFSANLNENELKAVKAFIKNLYNDEMQLRGLLEDGVLPSMKLSDDALSKVEDPIVKEVMNLMKTAGGAFSHFDSVVQSDVYKESEAQIQKLIAGQASPEQVGEAMQKVQDTANASQQ; encoded by the coding sequence ATGACGAAACAGCTGAAATCAGTAAGCATTCTTGTTCTCGGCATTGCGTTGGCGCTTGCGGGATGCGCGGGAGGGAACGGAGCGGAACCGGCCGGGGAGACGCCGGCGGCGCCGGAACCGGCCGCGGAGCAACCGGCGGAGAAGCCGGCCGAAGAGCCGAAGGAGGAGACGGTCGAACCGTTCACGGTATCGCTCCGGCATATTCAGATCGGCGAAGCGCAGAAGTTCCGCAAGGCGATTCTCGACGACGTCGTCGCCGCGACCGAGGCGGAAATTCCGGGGCTGACGTTCGAGCTCGACGGCGTCGAGGACCAGGTCAACCGGTTCACGAAGCTGCCCGCGGAGATGGCGGCGGGCAATCCGCCGAAAATCTTCGACTTGTTCGGCGGGACGGGCGATGCGCTGAAATATGCGGCAGCGGGCCGTCTCCTCGATCTGACGCCGATTCTCGCGGAGCTCGGCATCGGGGATAAGTTCTTGAACCTGAGCCAATTTACGCTGGACGGCAAGGTGTACGGCCTGCCGATCGGCGGGAACACGGAAGGCTTCTACTATAACCAAGCGATGTTCGAGCAATACGGCATCGCGCCGCCGAAGACGTGGGAGGAGCTCGAAGCGGCCGCGGAGACGCTGAAGTCGAACGGCGTCACGCCGTTCGCGATGGGCTCGAAGGGCGCATGGGTGCCGCTTATGATGGTCAATACGATGATCGGCCGGTACGCGGGTCCGGAGTCCATCAACGGCTTCCTGTCCGGCTCGGCGAAGTGGAACTCGCCGGAGGTCGTGGCGGCGTTCGCGAAGTACAAGGAATGGGTGGATAAGGGGTATTTCACGAAGGGCGAGCTCGGTCTCGAGTACGCGGATATGTTGAACCAGTTCGTCACGGGCAAGGCGGGCATGATGTTCGACGGCAGCTGGCGCTCCTCCGTATTCAAGGATCCGGAGCAAGCGTTCGACCTGACGGGCAAAGTCGGGTACTTCAACATGCCGGCCGTGCCGAACGGCGTCGGCGACCAAAGCTTCGTGAACGGCAACTACGGCAACGGATACGGGTTCTCCGCCAATCTAAACGAGAACGAGCTGAAGGCGGTCAAGGCGTTCATCAAGAACCTGTACAACGACGAGATGCAGCTGCGCGGCTTGCTCGAGGACGGCGTATTGCCTTCGATGAAGCTGTCCGACGACGCGCTCTCCAAGGTCGAGGACCCGATCGTGAAAGAGGTCATGAATCTCATGAAGACGGCCGGCGGCGCGTTCTCGCACTTCGACTCCGTCGTTCAATCCGACGTCTATAAAGAATCCGAAGCGCAAATCCAGAAGCTGATCGCGGGCCAAGCGTCGCCGGAGCAAGTCGGCGAAGCGATGCAGAAGGTGCAGGATACGGCGAACGCCAGCCAGCAGTAA
- a CDS encoding ATP-binding protein: MMGIRSISLTSTLTVPAGAHILYFHSDQESYVNNAASFIRKGIELEQVVIFIETAANYEKIRSRLVREWNERLLNAYVHHIDRDEFYRTYEDFEYDRVLDNLDDIVMPHFLRHQDVRLWGHVDWKDGRDIVGKLHEYECKADLALDELGYLTVCAYDAMKVPAAIQNELLKSHEYLMTDESLVHSSLYRHKRNAGMIFPTLSAQVELETEMDLYRQKLDFVHVVSHEVRNPLTVIKAYARLVGDRATEARDRERLQAIVDYVDLIDNEISHIINTEEMLSTETLWHRRLISPAPLVRETIGMMEIKARTQNVGFASVVELTGNETMLANAIGFKLIVSNLASNAIKYSDEGGKVECLVRRDKDRLVVCVRDEGVGMTEEQVSRLFRKYEKMNDERGGQGIGLFMVKKLADHFEAEIEVVSEPGAGTTVTASFPLRSY; encoded by the coding sequence ATGATGGGAATCCGAAGCATTTCGCTGACAAGTACACTGACCGTCCCGGCGGGAGCGCATATCTTGTACTTCCACAGCGACCAGGAAAGTTACGTGAACAATGCGGCATCGTTCATTCGCAAAGGGATCGAGTTGGAGCAGGTCGTCATCTTCATCGAGACGGCCGCGAATTACGAAAAAATCCGTTCGCGGCTTGTTCGGGAATGGAACGAACGGCTGCTGAACGCGTACGTGCATCATATCGATCGGGACGAATTTTATCGAACGTACGAGGACTTCGAGTATGATCGCGTGCTCGATAATCTGGACGATATCGTAATGCCTCATTTCTTGCGGCACCAAGACGTTCGGTTGTGGGGACATGTGGATTGGAAGGACGGCCGCGATATCGTGGGGAAGCTGCACGAATACGAATGCAAGGCCGACTTGGCGCTCGACGAGCTCGGCTATTTGACGGTGTGCGCGTACGACGCGATGAAGGTGCCCGCCGCCATTCAGAACGAGCTGCTGAAATCCCATGAATATTTGATGACCGACGAATCGCTCGTCCATTCGAGCTTGTACCGCCACAAGCGCAATGCCGGCATGATCTTCCCGACGTTGTCCGCCCAGGTCGAGTTGGAGACGGAGATGGATTTGTACCGACAGAAGCTCGATTTCGTCCACGTGGTGTCCCATGAGGTCCGCAATCCGCTGACGGTGATCAAGGCGTACGCGAGGCTGGTGGGGGATCGCGCGACGGAGGCGCGCGACCGCGAGCGGCTGCAGGCGATCGTGGACTACGTCGATCTCATCGATAACGAAATATCGCATATTATTAACACGGAAGAGATGTTGTCCACGGAGACGTTGTGGCATCGGAGGCTCATCTCGCCCGCGCCGCTCGTTCGGGAGACGATCGGCATGATGGAGATCAAGGCGCGCACGCAGAACGTCGGCTTCGCCTCCGTCGTAGAGCTGACGGGGAACGAGACGATGCTGGCGAACGCGATCGGCTTTAAGCTGATCGTCTCCAACCTGGCGAGCAACGCGATCAAGTACAGCGACGAAGGCGGGAAGGTCGAATGCCTTGTTCGCCGCGACAAGGACCGCTTGGTGGTCTGCGTTCGCGACGAGGGCGTGGGGATGACGGAGGAGCAGGTGTCGAGACTGTTTCGCAAATACGAGAAGATGAACGACGAGCGCGGCGGACAAGGCATCGGCTTGTTCATGGTCAAGAAGCTCGCGGACCACTTCGAAGCGGAGATCGAGGTCGTCAGCGAACCGGGCGCGGGTACGACCGTTACCGCGTCGTTCCCGCTGCGGAGCTACTAA
- a CDS encoding cold-shock protein: MQTGTVKWFNAEKGYGFIEVEGGNDVFVHFSAIVGDGYKSLDEGQRVEFNVVQGNRGPQAENVVKL; this comes from the coding sequence ATGCAAACAGGTACAGTTAAGTGGTTCAACGCAGAGAAGGGCTACGGTTTCATCGAAGTTGAAGGCGGCAATGACGTATTCGTTCACTTCAGCGCAATCGTCGGCGACGGCTACAAGTCTTTGGACGAAGGCCAACGCGTTGAGTTCAACGTCGTTCAAGGCAACCGCGGTCCGCAAGCTGAGAACGTTGTAAAATTGTAA